Within the Streptosporangium album genome, the region CGTTGGCCGGGGTCTTCTTCTGCGATGGCGAGACGTCTCGCCTGCCTCCGCCAGAGGAAACGGATGGCGACGCCGATTGCTCCCAAAGCGAGTGCGAGGAGGAGCCCGCCAACCCATTCGGGTATCCATTGGTGCTCCCCGAGTAGCCGTATGCCGGAGAAGACCCCAGTAGCGGCGAAGCACACGATCGCAAGACCGTCGCTGATGTCGAGCAGGCGTGAGAGTACCTTCCGTAGCATGTCACCCATTGCATAGCCTCAGCGGAGGAAAGGGCTTGGCCGTGATCCAATCGCTATCGTCCGACGGGACAAGGCCTGTTGGAGTTCATTGAAGATCGCCATGAGAGAGCATGATCAAACATGCCCTTGCCCCTGTCGTTTAGCGAACGATGCCAGAGCCTCGTCATGACAATCAGTTCGCTCCCCAGCCAGCACTAAGCGCTCCTCACAACGAGCTGTTAGCAAGGGTGTTAGCAAAAGGCCCCCACCGGTGTCCGGTGAGGGCCTCTGAGCTGGAGCCGCCTTGGGGAATCGAATCCCAGACCCCTTCATTACGAGTGAAGACACGATCGTCCAGGACCGTCCACCGCCGTCTTCCGGGCCTGGTCGGGCGGGCTCTGCGGGGTCTCTCAGTCCATGGTCGTCCAAGGGTGTCCGGGTCTGTCGTTAGCATCCTCGTTAGCAAGATCATCTGATTGGATGCTCAGGCGGGAGGGGATCACGCACCTTGTCGATGCGCCGCTTACTGCTCGCACCGAACTCGGCGAAGTTACGTCGCCCTTGAGTAAGGCTCACCCCGCGGTTGGGACCGCCACGAACCTCGTCGGCGTCATGCTCGTCTTGGCCGTCGTCCTCCCAGAAGCACACCGGGCAGATCTCGTACATGCCCCGCTCCTCAAGTGTGAGGAACCCGCAGCACGGACATGGATACAGCTCGTCGCCTTTCGGCCGAAGGACGTTCACGAACACCATTAACTCAAGGTAACGCCCCTGCCCAACGGGCAATGTCGGCAACTGATCACTTAATTACGAGTCAACGGCACGGCCCAGGTCGGCAGGTTCGCGCCTTGGCCGGGCGATAGATACGGGCCGGTGGGATGTGATCGCGTAAGGCGGCGTTGCTGTACAGCACTTCTCGTGAGCTGCGGCGCGGCTTCTCGGTCAGCGCTCGCTGCGCAGGATCTCCATCGCCTGGAGTACGTCCGTGACGACGTGGTCCGCCGACTTGCTCAGGTCGGCGTCCGCGCCCCGGGCCGGGGGCTGGGGCAGCAGGTGGCCCTCGGTGGCCGCCACCCGCCAGACCTCGTGGCCCGCGGCGGTGAGGTCCAGTGCCTGGTTGTCCGGCAGGTCCCTCTCGTCGCCCTTGTGGATGATGTAGCTCACGTTCTTCGCCCCCTCGGTCAGGGGGACGCGGAAGTGGACTCCGAATCCGTCCTCACCCGCCGGCTGGAGCGGGGTGGCCCACTCGGTGGGAGTGGCCACGTCACCCCACAGGTGTAGTCCCCAGCCCTGGTAATTCCCGTCCGGCCGGTGGTAATGCAGGATCGCGACGTTCTCGGCCGCGGCCCGGGTCGGATGGACCTTCGCCACTTGTCGCCCTACGTGACGCCATCCTGCGGTTGCCTGCTTCGGAGTTGCAACACGTGCTTGATCCCAAGGGGTTATTGCTCAGAAGCGCGGCGTGTGGTGCTTCGGCGCGACCTTGCCTCCCCGAGTCCGACAGGCGCTTCCTGTCGGCGCCTCGCACATCGGGCAGTTGACTGTCCTGTGGGTACAGACAGGTCACACCGCACACTCACTGGCGTCATCTGCGCTTGAGACGACTATCGATATCCATATCGATATGGCGGAACTACCCATATTGATATTGGACATCACTGGATAGTTTCTGATCTTCTCTTCGGCATGACACAACATCTCCGACTGCGACTAGGGGTCGCGACATTGACCGCTTCTGCGCTGCTGGGCGGCCCCGCCCATGCGGCGAGTGCCGTCACCGGCGAGACGAGGACCTCCAGCGTCGCCGCCCGGACGGGGAGCAACGCCTCCTCCGGCTCCGACCTCAGCAAGACGCTGCAGGAACTCGAGAAGTCCTACAACGGGCGTATTGGTGCAGTGGGCATTGACCTGGGGACCGGTAAAACGGTCGGCTACCGGGCCGACGAGCGCTTCCCGTTCAACTCCATGTTCAAGGTGTTCGCGTGCGCGGCAGTGCTGCACAAAGCGCGCACCAGCGACCCCGGGCTGATGGACAAGGTGGTTCGCTGGACGCCGGCCGAGCTGGCCGAGCTGACCGCGAACTCCCCAGAGACCACTGAATACACCGACACCGGCATGACACCTGCACAGCTGTGCCGCGCCGGGATCACCAAATCCGACGGCTTCGCGGGCAACACGCTGCTGAAGCAGATCGGCGGGCCGCGCGGGCTGACCGGGTTCTTCCGCGCCACCGGTGATCAGACGAGTCGCCTGGACCGACCGGAGCCCAGGCTGACCGAGTGGAAGCCCGGTGAAGAGCGCGACACCACCACCCCCGCGGCGGCTGCACAGACCTTCACCAAGCTCACCACCGGTAAGACCCTCCACGCCCGCGACCGAGGCCGGCTGGTCGGCTGGTTGAAGGCCAGCCTCACCGGCGCCAACCGGATCCGGGCGGGACTCCCCAAGGACTGGACGGTCGGCGACAAGACCGGCACCGGCGGCGCGAAAAACTACGGCACCGCCAACGACCTGGCGATCGTCTGGACACCCGGATCGAGCGCGCCGATCATCCTGTCGGTGTTCACCAACCGCAACCTCAACAACACCCCGAACGATGACAAGATGATCGCCTCCACCGCGACCGCGCTGGCCAAGGCCCTCGGCAGGTTGTGACCGGCCATCGGGTCGTGGCGCGGCGCTCAGCAAGACCCCGAGCGCGGGCCCTGCGCCTCCGGGGATGGTGACCAGCTCCCCGCCCGCTCCACCCGTCGGCGGTGCCGTTGGGGGCAGGTGAGTATTCCTGTGACGCCAGAGACGTCCACCCTTACCGCATGATTACTTAAAGTGCACAGAAGAAGCTCTAGGTAATCAACGGAGGTGGATACACATGCATCTCCCCCCACGGCACGCGGCACTCCTCGTCGGCACGCTCCCCGCCACTGCGGCAGCAGCACCCCCCGGAGGCGGCGTCAGCGCAACGCACCGAGCGCCAGCCGCACCGCCGCTGCTGCGCCAAACCGTCGCGGACCTGCCCGTCGCGACCGAAAACCGCGACGGTTACAAGCGCACCGGCTTCAAGGGGTCGGGGGGTATCTCTCTAAGTACGCGAGGCACTGCGCCGGCTGGAGGGTGACGGCCTGGTGCGCGGCACCGGCCGCGGGGTCGTGGTGAGCGCACTCACCACGGAGTACCTGGCCCACGCCTACGCGGTGCGAGCGGCGCTGGAGGCGCTCACTGCCGAGTTGGCCGCCGACCGGCAGCATGCGGGCCTCATCGCGCCCGCTGAGCTGGCCGCCCTCGACCGGGACGCCCGCGACCTCGAGATAGTAACCGCCTCGGGGAACCTGGATCGCGCCGTTGAGCTCAACCGGCGGTTTCACCGCGGAGTGGCGGAGTTGGCGGGCAATCCCATCGCGCTGGAGTGCCTGGACCGGCTGTGGAACCAGATCATCATCTCTACACGTGCGTCACTCGTCCCGCCCGCGCGACCACAGACCGTCGCCGCCGAGCATCAGCGCCTGCTCCGGGCCATTGCCCGGGGCGACCGGGCGGCGGCCGGACGGATTGCCGGCGACCACGCCCGCGCCACCAGTTCTGCACTGGCATGATAAAGGAGAGGCCAATGTCGAAGACCCACCACTACGAAGCGTCGGTGACCTGGACCGGGAACACCGGAACCGGTACCAGTTCATACCGTTCATACGAGCGCGCCCACCTGATCGAGGCGGGCGGCAAGCAGCCGATTGAGGGCAGCTCCGACCCCGCGTTTCGCGGAGACCCAGCCCGGTGGAACCCCGAGGAACTGCTTGTCGCGTCCGCCGCGCAGTGCCACATGCTGTCGTTCCTTTCCCTGTGTGCCGTGGAGAAGGTGGTGGTGACCGCTTACTCCGACAGTCCGACCGGCACCATGGTAGAGACGCCGGACGGAGGGGGCCGGTTCGAGGAGGTCGTCCTGCATCCGCGGGTCACCCTGGCCGACCCGGGGCAGGCCGGCCTGCTGCCCGGGTTGCACGAGCGTGCGCATCAGTTGTGCTTCATCGCCAACTCGTTGAACTTTCCGGTCCGCCACGCGCCCGTGACGGTGGACTGACCAGTCAGGTCTTCCAATACGCCGACCGGCCTCAAGTGGCGTTGCGCAGTTGTGCACAGTGTCACCGCCGGTTCATGCCTGGTGATTGACGGCGGGCCGCCAGTTCTCGGCCTTCAGCCCGTCGCTGGCCTGCGTCGGCTGCTGGAACGGGCTCCCGACCTTGGCGCGTTCCTCGAAGCGCTCGATCGAGGAACGCGCTCAGGTCCGCGAATCGAGGTCGCGATGTGGTGGGTGCGCGTCGCGATCGTTTCTGCGTTGTCACACCCAATGACTTCGCCAGTCTTGACCAGGTCGAAGACCGGCTGATCGCCTTCGAGCGCCGCTACAACGAGACCGCCCGGCCCTTCAGATGGAAGTTCACCCCGGCTGATCTCGAGGACCTGATGGCCCGGATCGAGCGACACGAACAGAACGAGTGCCACTCCCAGCAGCCCGCCGGCTGCGGTCACCAGCCTGCCGTACTACCAGCAGCCGCGTGAACCCCCGAAGGACTTACGAACCGGACCACTTATAGGGCTTGGTTACCTCGGGTAGGGGACGGTATGTCACCTGTTTGGGGGTGAGGGAAGATGACCCCTCAAGAACTCGAGGCCGTGCGGGCGCGGCTGGAGACGTTTGCCGCTGAGGTGTTCTCCGGTTTCGCCCGTGCTGATCAGCGGCGGTGGGGCGAGCGGTATGTGCGCGGCCTGCTGACCGACGGGGCGCGGAAATCGATGGAGCCGATGGCGGCCCGGCTGGGCGTGGATCGCCAAGGGCTGCAGCAGTTCTGCACCGATGCCCCCTGGTCGCATCAGCTGGTTTTGGCCGAGCTGGCCTGGCGGATGGATGCGGCGATCGGCCCGGTGGCATGGGTGGTCGATGATGTGTCCTTTGTCAAGGACGGCGATGAGTCGCCGGGGGTGGCCGCGCAGTATTGCGGGGCGCTGGGCAAGACCGCGAACTGCCAGGTCGCGCCGAGTTTGCATCTGGTCACCGACGCCGCGTCGTGTCCGGTGAACTGGCGGTTGTTCGTGCCCGAGCAGTGGGATGCGGCCTCGCCGCGCACGGAGGATCCGGCCGCGGTGGCGGCACGCCGGCAGCGCTGCCGGATCCCCGCCGACGTCGGTCATGTGCCCAAGTGGCAGCTGGCTCTGGACATGATCGACGAGCTGGAGAGTTGGGG harbors:
- a CDS encoding CPCC family cysteine-rich protein, with amino-acid sequence MVFVNVLRPKGDELYPCPCCGFLTLEERGMYEICPVCFWEDDGQDEHDADEVRGGPNRGVSLTQGRRNFAEFGASSKRRIDKVRDPLPPEHPIR
- a CDS encoding pullulanase-associated domain-containing protein produces the protein MAKVHPTRAAAENVAILHYHRPDGNYQGWGLHLWGDVATPTEWATPLQPAGEDGFGVHFRVPLTEGAKNVSYIIHKGDERDLPDNQALDLTAAGHEVWRVAATEGHLLPQPPARGADADLSKSADHVVTDVLQAMEILRSER
- the bla gene encoding class A beta-lactamase; translation: MTASALLGGPAHAASAVTGETRTSSVAARTGSNASSGSDLSKTLQELEKSYNGRIGAVGIDLGTGKTVGYRADERFPFNSMFKVFACAAVLHKARTSDPGLMDKVVRWTPAELAELTANSPETTEYTDTGMTPAQLCRAGITKSDGFAGNTLLKQIGGPRGLTGFFRATGDQTSRLDRPEPRLTEWKPGEERDTTTPAAAAQTFTKLTTGKTLHARDRGRLVGWLKASLTGANRIRAGLPKDWTVGDKTGTGGAKNYGTANDLAIVWTPGSSAPIILSVFTNRNLNNTPNDDKMIASTATALAKALGRL
- a CDS encoding GntR family transcriptional regulator — its product is MRGTGRGVVVSALTTEYLAHAYAVRAALEALTAELAADRQHAGLIAPAELAALDRDARDLEIVTASGNLDRAVELNRRFHRGVAELAGNPIALECLDRLWNQIIISTRASLVPPARPQTVAAEHQRLLRAIARGDRAAAGRIAGDHARATSSALA
- a CDS encoding OsmC family protein encodes the protein MSKTHHYEASVTWTGNTGTGTSSYRSYERAHLIEAGGKQPIEGSSDPAFRGDPARWNPEELLVASAAQCHMLSFLSLCAVEKVVVTAYSDSPTGTMVETPDGGGRFEEVVLHPRVTLADPGQAGLLPGLHERAHQLCFIANSLNFPVRHAPVTVD